From Pseudorca crassidens isolate mPseCra1 chromosome 15, mPseCra1.hap1, whole genome shotgun sequence, one genomic window encodes:
- the TRIM72 gene encoding tripartite motif-containing protein 72 produces the protein MSAAPGLLHQELSCPLCLQLFDAPVTAECGHSFCRACLGRVAGEPAADGTVLCPSCQAPTRPQALSTNLQLARLVEGLAQVPQGHCEEHLDPLSIYCEQDRVLVCGVCASLGSHRGHRLLPAAEAHARLKTQLPQQKLQLQEACMRKEKSVAVLEHQLVEVEETVRQFRGAVGEQLGKMRLFLAALEGSLDREAERVRGEAGVALRRELGSLNSYLEQLRQMEKVLEEVADKPQTEFLMKYCLVTSRLQKILAESPSPARLDLQLPVISDDFKFQVWRKMFRALMPALQELTFDPSTAHPSLVLCASGRRVECSEQKAPPAGEDPRQFDKAVAVVAHQLLSEGEHYWEVEVGDKPRWALGVISAQAGRRGRLQAVPSQGLWLLGLREGKILEAHVEAKEPRALRTPERRPTRIGIYLSFCDGVLSFYDASDPDALELLFAFHERLPGPVYPFFDVCWHDKGKNTQPLLLVGPDGSGEA, from the exons ATGTCGGCTGCACCCGGCCTCCTGCACCAGGAGCTGTCCTGCCCGCTGTGCCTGCAGCTGTTCGACGCGCCCGTGACAGCCGAGTGCGGCCACAGCTTCTGCCGCGCCTGCCTGGGCCGCGTGGCAGGGGAGCCGGCCGCGGACGGCACGGTGCTCTGCCCGAGCTGCCAGGCACCCACGCGGCCGCAGGCGCTCAGCACCAACCTGCAGCTGGCGCGCCTGGTGGAGGGGCTGGCGCAGGTGCCGCAGGGCCACTGCGAAGAGCACCTAGACCCGCTGAGCATCTACTGCGAGCAGGACCGCGTGCTCGTGTGCGGCGTGTGCGCCTCGCTCGGTTCGCATCGCGGCCACCGCCTGCTGCCCGCCGCCGAAGCCCATGCGCGCCTCAAG ACGCAGCTCCCACAGCAGAAGCTGCAGCTGCAGGAGGCATGTATGCGGAAGGAGAAGAGTGTGGCTGTGCTGGAGCATCagctggtggaggtggag GAGACAGTGCGTCAGTTCCGGGGGGCCGTGGGAGAGCAGCTGGGCAAGATGCGGTTGTTCCTGGCTGCACTGGAGGGCTCCTTGGACCGCGAAGCTGAACGTGTACGGGGTGAGGCAGGGGTGGCCTTGCGGCGGGAGCTGGGGAGCCTGAACTCTTACCTGGAGCAGCTGCGGCAGATGGAGAAGGtgctggaggaggtggcagacaagccacagactgagttCCTCATG aaATACTGCCTGGTGACCAGCAG gctGCAGAAGATCCTGGCAGAGTCACCATCACCTGCCCGTCTGGACCTCCAGCTGCCCGTCATCTCAGATGACTTCAAATTCCAGGTGTGGAGGAAGATGTTCCGAGCTCTGATGCCAG CGCTGCAGGAGCTGACCTTTGACCCGAGCACGGCCCACCCAAGCCTGGTGCTGTGTGCCTCGGGCCGCCGTGTGGAGTGCTCGGAGCAGAAGGCGCCGCCGGCCGGAGAGGACCCGCGCCAGTTCGACAAGGCCGTGGCGGTAGTGGCGCACCAGCTGCTCTCCGAGGGCGAGCATTactgggaggtggaggtgggcgaCAAGCCGCGCTGGGCGCTGGGCGTGATCTCGGCCCAGGCCGGTCGCCGCGGCCGGCTGCAAGCGGTGCCCTCGCAGGGGCTCTGGCTGCTCGGGCTGCGCGAAGGCAAGATCCTGGAGGCTCACGTCGAGGCTAAGGAGCCCCGCGCCCTGCGCACCCCCGAGAGGCGGCCGACGCGCATCGGGATCTACCTGAGCTTCTGCGATGGCGTCCTCTCCTTCTACGACGCCAGCGACCCCGACGCACTCGAGCTGCTCTTCGCCTTCCACGAGCGCCTGCCCGGGCCTGTGTACCCCTTCTTCGACGTGTGCTGGCACGACAAGGGCAAGAACACTCAGCCGCTGCTGCTCGTGGGGCCCGACGGCAGTGGCGAGGCCTGA